Proteins encoded in a region of the Streptomyces sp. NBC_00310 genome:
- a CDS encoding NUDIX domain-containing protein, whose amino-acid sequence MSANQQPTANFAPNSHCSSCGAPYGEGVSGWPRTCEACRTVAYRNPLPVAVALQPVYDTKGTALVVITRTIAPARGGTALPGGFIDHREDWRHAVVRELKEETGICVADRDVRLADAMSSPDGHLLLFGLLPERPAATLPESAATDETEGWHLLRRPTELAFPLHTLAVQAFFDGRYI is encoded by the coding sequence GTGTCCGCGAACCAACAGCCAACCGCCAACTTCGCACCGAACTCGCATTGTTCGAGCTGCGGAGCGCCCTACGGAGAGGGCGTTTCCGGCTGGCCCCGCACCTGCGAGGCCTGCCGCACCGTGGCCTACCGCAATCCGCTCCCCGTCGCGGTGGCCCTCCAGCCCGTGTACGACACCAAGGGCACAGCCCTCGTCGTGATCACACGGACCATCGCCCCCGCGCGTGGGGGCACCGCCCTGCCCGGCGGCTTCATCGACCACCGGGAGGACTGGCGGCACGCCGTCGTCCGTGAGCTCAAGGAGGAGACGGGCATCTGCGTGGCCGACCGCGACGTGCGCCTCGCCGACGCCATGAGCTCACCCGACGGTCATCTGCTGCTGTTCGGGCTGCTCCCGGAGCGCCCGGCCGCCACCCTGCCGGAGTCCGCCGCCACGGACGAGACGGAGGGCTGGCACCTGCTGCGCAGGCCCACCGAACTCGCCTTCCCCCTGCACACCCTGGCCGTCCAGGCGTTCTTCGACGGCCGCTACATCTGA
- a CDS encoding glycoside hydrolase family 31 protein, whose protein sequence is MNGRDLVRSVKAIGSAGAAQGLRTVRAAWRRRRADALGLPPRGAERARVPGPVVDVEPAPGGGIVRFGRSALRVTVDVNGAVFWGWDGAGPEPSYALAGRCPEPDPRAVLEPDKDGGWRVVAERVTVVVSRHGAVEVRTPGGVTLRRDLPPRWWEPVGGGEARWVQRSEVAADARFFGLGGRAAGPRLRGGTYRLWNTDPGHTFAPGDDPLYITMPVQMVVADAATHLVFHDTTWDGTVTLREGEEGAGSGHDRAGTSELRMDGGPLRCWVIVGTPARVLHAWAALTGAPALPPAWALGHHHARWGFGSEREVRRIVAGYRERGLPLDAVHLDIDHYDAHRVFTVDAENFPKLPVLAEDLRRDGIRLVSIVDAAVEARPGNAVYDSGTAEDAFVRDAAGQVVEGLVWPGESVFPDFTHARTRAWWGGLYEERLAQGFAGFWHDMNEPTSFTAFGENTLPRSVRHDLEGRGGDHREAHNVYALCMARAGYEGLRQLVPQERPFVFSRSGWAGMQRYGGTWSGDVATGWPGLRASLSLVLGLGLCGVPYSGPDVGGFDGSPSPELYLRWFQLGAYLPLFRTHASLRAGRREPWEFGDEILEHARVALVERRRLLPYFMTLAHLARRTGAPYVRPLWWGAPEDRALRDCEDAFLLGDCLLVAPVLDPGADRRAVQLPRGRWYDTVTGRAYEGPGQVLLEAPLSRVPVLARAGAVLPVRGADGGLELEVWAPAHGRTGGGLVVPDAGDGWDEPEVERYTVRREGPRVVVELDGEGGPVEPPYPVRVRGLDRE, encoded by the coding sequence ATGAACGGTCGTGACCTGGTGCGTTCGGTGAAGGCGATCGGTTCGGCGGGGGCGGCTCAGGGGCTGCGCACCGTACGGGCCGCATGGCGCAGGAGGCGTGCCGACGCCCTCGGGTTGCCGCCGCGGGGCGCCGAGCGGGCCCGGGTGCCCGGTCCGGTGGTGGATGTGGAGCCGGCCCCCGGCGGCGGGATCGTCCGGTTCGGCCGGTCCGCGCTGCGGGTCACCGTCGATGTGAACGGGGCGGTCTTCTGGGGCTGGGACGGGGCCGGGCCGGAGCCGTCGTACGCGCTCGCGGGCCGGTGCCCGGAGCCGGATCCGCGGGCCGTTCTGGAGCCGGACAAGGACGGTGGCTGGCGGGTCGTGGCGGAGCGGGTGACGGTCGTCGTGTCGCGGCACGGCGCCGTCGAGGTGCGTACGCCCGGTGGAGTGACCCTGCGGCGTGATCTGCCGCCCCGGTGGTGGGAGCCGGTCGGTGGGGGCGAGGCGCGGTGGGTGCAGCGTTCGGAGGTGGCGGCCGACGCGCGGTTCTTCGGTCTGGGCGGCCGGGCGGCCGGGCCCCGGCTCCGGGGCGGGACGTACCGGCTGTGGAACACGGACCCCGGTCATACGTTCGCGCCCGGCGACGATCCGCTGTACATCACGATGCCGGTGCAGATGGTGGTGGCCGACGCGGCCACGCATCTGGTGTTCCACGACACCACGTGGGACGGCACGGTCACGCTGCGCGAGGGCGAGGAGGGTGCCGGGTCGGGGCACGACCGGGCCGGGACGTCGGAGCTGCGGATGGACGGGGGGCCGCTGCGCTGTTGGGTGATAGTGGGCACCCCCGCGCGCGTGCTGCATGCCTGGGCCGCTCTCACGGGGGCTCCGGCGCTGCCGCCCGCGTGGGCGTTGGGGCATCATCACGCGCGGTGGGGTTTCGGGAGTGAGCGGGAGGTGCGGCGGATCGTCGCGGGCTATCGGGAGCGCGGTCTGCCGCTCGACGCGGTTCATCTGGACATCGATCACTACGACGCCCATCGGGTGTTCACGGTCGACGCGGAGAACTTCCCGAAGCTGCCGGTTCTCGCGGAGGACTTGCGGCGCGACGGGATACGGCTGGTGTCGATCGTCGACGCGGCGGTCGAGGCGCGGCCGGGCAACGCGGTGTACGACAGCGGGACGGCCGAGGACGCGTTCGTGCGGGATGCCGCCGGGCAGGTCGTGGAGGGTCTCGTGTGGCCCGGGGAGTCGGTCTTTCCGGACTTCACGCACGCGCGTACGCGCGCGTGGTGGGGCGGTCTCTACGAGGAGCGTCTGGCGCAGGGTTTCGCCGGGTTCTGGCACGACATGAACGAGCCGACGTCGTTCACGGCGTTCGGTGAGAACACGCTGCCCCGGTCGGTCCGGCACGACCTGGAGGGCCGGGGCGGTGATCATCGCGAGGCGCACAACGTGTACGCGCTGTGCATGGCCCGCGCCGGGTACGAGGGCCTGCGTCAGCTGGTGCCCCAGGAGCGGCCGTTCGTCTTCTCGCGCTCCGGGTGGGCCGGCATGCAGCGGTACGGAGGGACGTGGTCCGGGGACGTGGCGACGGGCTGGCCCGGGCTGCGGGCGTCGCTCTCGCTGGTGCTGGGGCTCGGATTGTGCGGGGTGCCGTACTCGGGGCCGGACGTGGGCGGGTTCGACGGCAGTCCGTCACCGGAGCTGTATCTGCGGTGGTTCCAGCTGGGCGCGTATCTGCCGCTGTTCCGTACGCACGCCAGTCTGCGGGCGGGGCGTCGGGAGCCGTGGGAGTTCGGGGACGAGATCCTCGAGCACGCGCGCGTGGCCCTCGTCGAGCGGCGGCGGCTGTTGCCGTACTTCATGACGCTGGCCCATCTGGCGCGTCGTACCGGGGCGCCCTATGTGCGCCCGCTGTGGTGGGGTGCGCCCGAGGACCGGGCGCTGCGCGACTGCGAGGACGCGTTCCTGCTGGGTGACTGTCTGCTGGTGGCGCCGGTGCTGGACCCGGGCGCGGACCGGCGTGCGGTGCAGCTGCCGCGGGGGCGCTGGTACGACACGGTGACCGGACGGGCGTACGAAGGGCCGGGGCAGGTGCTGCTGGAGGCGCCCCTGTCGCGTGTCCCGGTACTCGCGCGCGCGGGTGCCGTGTTGCCGGTCCGGGGCGCCGACGGCGGCCTGGAGCTGGAGGTGTGGGCACCCGCGCACGGGCGGACGGGGGGTGGGCTCGTGGTGCCGGACGCGGGCGACGGCTGGGACGAGCCGGAGGTGGAGCGGTACACGGTGCGTCGGGAGGGGCCGCGTGTGGTCGTGGAGCTGGACGGGGAGGGGGGTCCGGTCGAGCCTCCGTATCCCGTGCGGGTACGTGGGCTCGACCGGGAGTGA